In a genomic window of Venatoribacter cucullus:
- the hda gene encoding DnaA regulatory inactivator Hda has product MNQQLTLSVAIRDDARFANYYAGPNEQIVQALQQQWTVRGEPYIYLWGSPGSGCSHLLQASCHYAEGLGHQSVYLPLDELADYGPAVLDGMDQLPLVALDHLQAVAGRSDWEEALFHLFNRIRDRQSHLLIAAGQPPAALGIQLPDLLSRLNWGVSYAVQELDDNDKILALLLRARRRGLNLSDDVARFILTRGPRDMQGLFDLLERLDAASLAAQRKLTIPFVKAELQW; this is encoded by the coding sequence ATGAATCAGCAGTTAACCTTATCTGTCGCCATTCGCGACGATGCCCGTTTTGCCAACTATTATGCTGGCCCTAACGAGCAGATCGTGCAGGCCCTGCAACAGCAATGGACGGTGCGCGGCGAGCCCTACATTTATTTATGGGGCAGTCCTGGCAGCGGTTGCAGCCATTTACTGCAGGCCTCCTGTCACTATGCCGAAGGGCTGGGGCATCAGAGTGTTTACCTGCCGCTGGATGAGCTGGCCGATTATGGCCCGGCGGTGCTGGACGGTATGGACCAGTTGCCGTTGGTGGCACTCGACCATCTGCAGGCCGTGGCTGGCCGTTCGGACTGGGAAGAAGCGTTATTTCACCTGTTTAACCGCATCCGTGACCGGCAAAGTCATTTGCTGATTGCGGCTGGCCAGCCGCCGGCGGCGCTGGGTATTCAGCTGCCGGATTTACTCTCACGACTGAACTGGGGGGTAAGCTACGCGGTGCAGGAGCTGGATGACAACGACAAAATACTGGCGTTGTTGTTGCGCGCGCGCCGCCGTGGGTTGAACCTCAGCGACGACGTGGCGCGCTTTATTCTTACCCGCGGCCCGCGGGATATGCAGGGGTTGTTCGATTTGCTCGAACGGCTGGATGCGGCGTCGTTGGCGGCGCAGCGGAAGCTGACCATTCCTTTTGTTAAAGCAGAGCTACAGTGGTGA
- a CDS encoding DUF2066 domain-containing protein yields MRIIGLLLVWCLSLNAQAVMVSDLYEMQVPVADQSAVSRAPAMQEALMLVLVKVAGEQGAAQHELLQQQLSNPEVFVKSFRYVRDEADASLQLKVSFAPNLIDDVLRQAQLPVWGKSRPLVLLWQAVEDNRQRLVLNQNEQQWRLQLERAMSERGIPLLWPALDMEDEIALPAGSLWGLFRADVRKASERYMADAQMAGRLAPAAGIGFAYRGFLLHRDEALELSAEGEDVLAVLRQIADQVAVFLAQRYAVRNQGETSGQMIMVSGVDNFRQYHELLAYLNSNNAIDQVHIRSVDTNNLILELDLAADWAQVWSVLALDRRLVATEQPQVYRWQP; encoded by the coding sequence GTGCGTATTATCGGCCTGTTGTTGGTGTGGTGCCTGAGCCTGAATGCGCAGGCGGTTATGGTGTCGGATTTATATGAAATGCAGGTGCCGGTGGCAGACCAATCGGCCGTCAGCCGTGCCCCGGCGATGCAGGAAGCCTTAATGCTGGTGCTGGTGAAAGTTGCCGGTGAGCAGGGAGCGGCCCAGCACGAATTGCTGCAGCAACAGCTGAGTAATCCGGAGGTGTTCGTCAAAAGTTTCCGCTATGTGCGCGATGAAGCGGATGCTTCGCTGCAGCTGAAGGTTAGCTTCGCCCCGAATCTGATTGATGATGTGCTGCGCCAGGCGCAACTGCCGGTGTGGGGCAAAAGCCGGCCATTGGTGTTGTTGTGGCAGGCGGTGGAAGACAACCGGCAACGGCTGGTGCTGAACCAGAATGAACAGCAATGGCGTCTGCAGCTCGAGCGCGCAATGAGCGAACGCGGCATTCCGTTATTGTGGCCGGCGCTGGATATGGAAGATGAAATTGCCCTGCCGGCGGGCAGCTTGTGGGGCTTATTCCGCGCCGATGTGCGTAAGGCCTCTGAGCGTTATATGGCCGATGCGCAAATGGCTGGCCGGTTGGCGCCGGCGGCCGGCATTGGCTTTGCCTACCGGGGGTTTCTGCTGCACCGCGATGAGGCGCTGGAATTAAGCGCCGAGGGCGAAGATGTGCTGGCTGTATTGCGTCAGATTGCGGATCAGGTCGCGGTTTTTCTGGCCCAGCGTTACGCGGTACGCAATCAGGGGGAAACTTCCGGACAGATGATTATGGTGTCGGGGGTGGATAATTTCCGCCAGTACCATGAGTTGCTGGCTTATCTGAACAGTAACAACGCGATTGATCAGGTGCATATCCGCAGTGTCGATACCAATAATCTGATCCTTGAACTGGACCTGGCTGCCGACTGGGCTCAGGTCTGGAGCGTACTGGCTCTTGACCGCCGTCTGGTGGCCACCGAACAACCCCAGGTATACCGCTGGCAGCCCTGA
- the purM gene encoding phosphoribosylformylglycinamidine cyclo-ligase, whose product MSDKQSLSYKDAGVDIDAGNALVERIKGVAKRTRRPEVMAGLGGFGALFELPQGYREPVLVSGTDGVGTKLRLAMDLKKHDSIGIDLVAMCVNDLVVAGAEPLFFLDYYATGKLNVDVASDVINGIGIGCEQAGASLVGGETAEMPGMYEGEDYDLAGFCVGIVEKSQIIDGSKVAAGDKLVAVASSGPHSNGYSLIRKILEVSNADLTVDVDGQSLADALMAPTRIYVKSALKLINASEVHAMCHVTGGGFQENIPRVLPDDCKAIIDTNSWKWPAVFEWLQQAGNVATAEMFRTFNCGVGLIVALPEAKADAAVALLNAEGEQSWIIGEVAARQAEEAQVQFTGTRIV is encoded by the coding sequence ATGAGTGACAAGCAATCCCTGAGCTACAAAGACGCAGGCGTCGATATCGACGCTGGTAATGCATTGGTTGAACGCATCAAAGGCGTTGCCAAACGGACCCGCCGCCCCGAGGTAATGGCAGGCCTGGGCGGTTTCGGCGCCCTGTTTGAACTGCCGCAGGGCTACCGCGAGCCGGTACTGGTATCCGGTACCGATGGCGTGGGCACCAAGCTGCGTCTGGCCATGGACCTGAAAAAGCACGACAGCATCGGCATTGATCTGGTGGCCATGTGTGTGAACGATCTGGTAGTCGCCGGCGCCGAGCCGCTGTTCTTCCTCGATTATTACGCCACCGGCAAACTGAATGTTGATGTTGCGTCCGATGTAATCAACGGTATTGGTATCGGCTGCGAACAGGCCGGCGCTTCTCTGGTCGGCGGTGAAACTGCTGAAATGCCGGGCATGTACGAAGGCGAAGATTACGACCTGGCCGGTTTCTGTGTGGGTATCGTCGAAAAATCCCAGATTATTGATGGCTCTAAAGTGGCCGCCGGCGACAAACTGGTTGCCGTTGCCTCTTCTGGCCCGCACTCCAATGGCTACTCCCTGATTCGCAAGATCCTGGAAGTATCCAATGCCGACCTGACCGTAGACGTCGACGGCCAGAGCCTGGCGGATGCCCTGATGGCACCGACCCGTATTTATGTGAAGTCCGCCCTGAAGCTGATTAATGCCAGTGAAGTGCACGCCATGTGTCACGTGACCGGTGGCGGTTTCCAGGAAAATATTCCGCGCGTACTGCCGGACGACTGCAAAGCCATTATTGATACCAACAGCTGGAAATGGCCGGCGGTGTTTGAGTGGCTGCAACAGGCTGGCAACGTGGCTACCGCAGAAATGTTCCGCACCTTTAACTGTGGTGTTGGCCTTATCGTGGCCCTGCCGGAAGCCAAAGCCGATGCCGCCGTGGCATTGCTGAACGCCGAAGGTGAACAAAGCTGGATCATTGGTGAAGTGGCTGCCCGTCAGGCTGAGGAAGCTCAGGTACAGTTTACCGGTACCCGTATCGTATGA
- a CDS encoding pyridoxal phosphate-dependent aminotransferase: MLDLQLSDRVQQIKPSPTLAVTKRAAELKAAGKDIIGLGAGEPDFDTPEHIKQAAIEAINKGFTKYTAVDGTPGLKKAIINKLKNDNGLSYEPNQILVSCGGKQSFFNLSLAFINPGDEVIIPAPYWVSYPDMVVVAGGVPVILNTDESTRFKITAAQLDAAITPKTKIVVLNSPSNPSGVAYTADELKALGDVLRKHPHVLVATDDMYEYIWWADFGFENILTVCPDLYDRTIVLNGVSKAYSMTGWRIGYAAGPVKLISAMTKVQSQSTSNPTSISQIAAEAALNGGRDCVTPMVKAFKERHDYVVKTLNEIPGFSCIAADGAFYAYPNVKEAMAKAGIDNDIDFAEKLLLEAGVALVPGSAFGTPGYMRLSFATSMEVLEDALARIKKALS, translated from the coding sequence ATTTTGGACCTGCAACTGTCTGATCGCGTGCAACAGATCAAGCCTTCCCCTACCCTCGCAGTGACCAAACGGGCTGCCGAACTGAAAGCAGCCGGCAAAGACATTATTGGCCTGGGCGCCGGCGAGCCGGATTTCGACACCCCCGAGCACATCAAACAGGCCGCTATTGAAGCCATTAATAAAGGATTCACCAAGTACACCGCCGTGGATGGCACCCCTGGCCTGAAAAAAGCCATTATCAATAAGCTGAAAAATGACAACGGCTTAAGCTACGAGCCGAATCAGATTCTGGTGTCGTGCGGTGGCAAGCAGAGCTTCTTTAACCTGAGCCTGGCCTTTATCAACCCGGGCGATGAGGTCATTATTCCGGCGCCCTACTGGGTGTCTTACCCCGATATGGTGGTAGTGGCCGGCGGCGTACCGGTGATTCTGAATACCGATGAAAGCACCCGCTTCAAAATTACCGCCGCCCAGCTGGATGCCGCCATTACCCCGAAAACCAAAATCGTGGTACTGAACAGCCCATCCAACCCGTCCGGCGTGGCCTACACCGCCGACGAGCTGAAAGCCCTGGGCGACGTGCTGCGCAAGCACCCGCACGTACTGGTGGCCACCGATGATATGTACGAATACATCTGGTGGGCGGATTTCGGTTTCGAAAACATTCTGACCGTGTGCCCGGATCTGTACGACCGCACCATCGTGCTGAACGGTGTCTCCAAAGCCTACAGCATGACCGGCTGGCGCATCGGCTACGCAGCTGGCCCGGTGAAACTGATCAGCGCCATGACCAAAGTGCAGTCACAGAGCACCTCTAACCCGACCTCCATCTCTCAGATTGCCGCGGAAGCAGCCCTGAACGGCGGCCGTGATTGCGTTACGCCAATGGTGAAAGCGTTTAAAGAACGCCACGACTATGTGGTGAAAACCCTGAATGAAATTCCGGGCTTCAGCTGCATTGCAGCTGACGGTGCGTTCTACGCTTACCCGAACGTGAAAGAAGCGATGGCCAAGGCTGGTATCGACAACGACATCGACTTCGCCGAAAAACTGCTGCTGGAAGCTGGCGTGGCACTGGTGCCGGGTTCGGCGTTCGGCACGCCGGGTTATATGCGGTTGTCGTTCGCGACCAGCATGGAAGTGCTGGAAGACGCGCTGGCGCGCATCAAAAAAGCGCTGAGCTGA